A window of the Tursiops truncatus isolate mTurTru1 chromosome 14, mTurTru1.mat.Y, whole genome shotgun sequence genome harbors these coding sequences:
- the MAL gene encoding myelin and lymphocyte protein, with the protein MAPSAASGGSSLPSGFAVFITLPDLLFIFEFVFGGLVWILIASSHVPIPLIQGWVMFTSVSCFIATTLLLFLYLIGAHGSRTSWITLDAAYHCIASLFYFGASVLEALAAIELQVGFTYKHYHENIAAVVFSFVVTLLYVVHAVFSLIRWKSS; encoded by the exons ATGGCCCCCTCAGCGGCGTCGGGTGGCAGCAGCCTGCCTAGCGGCTTCGCGGTCTTCATCACCTTGCCGGACCTGCTCTTCATCTTCGAGTTT gTCTTTGGGGGGCTGGTGTGGATCCTGATTGCCTCGTCCCATGTGCCTATTCCACTGATCCAGGGCTGGGTCATGTTCACGTCTGTGTCTTGCTTCATAGCCACCACTCTACTGCTCTTCCTGTATCTAATTGGTGCTCACGGCAGCAGAACTTCCTGGATCACCCTG GATGCAGCCTACCACTGTATCGCCTCCCTGTTTTACTTTGGTGCCTCTGTCCTGGAAGCTTTGGCCGCCATCGAGCTGCAAGTGGGCTTCACCTACAAACATTACCATGAAAACATCGCTGCTGTG GTGTTTTCATTCGTAGTCACTCTGCTGTACGTGGTCCATGCAGTGTTTTCTTTAATCAGATGGAAGTCTTCCTAA